Genomic DNA from Candidatus Cloacimonadota bacterium:
AAATGTCGTCACCGGCCAGGTCCTGATGCAGGTTGATCCCCATGAAGGCGGAAAAGGAAAAGTCGCCGGTCTGATAGAGGTCATCGCCGGCCAGATCGCAGGCGTGGCCGAGGCCGAAGGCTGAGTTGAACATCGCCGCGGGCCCATCGCTGCGGTAGGTGTCGTTGCCGGCCAGATCCAGCTGGAGGCAGAAAGCTTGGTTCGCAGAGCTTGTCAGGCCTGTTTCATAGCGGTCGTTCCCGGCGGGATCGAGCAGAAAACAGAGGCCCTGGAAGCCCGGTCCGCGGTAAACATCATCGCCGGAAGTGCCTATCGCCATCAGGCCATGCTTGGTTTTGCGGGTGAGGATCTTTTTATTGCTGAACTGAAGGGTTCGGGCCCGCTCCAGCAGGGCGTCGGACAGCGCCAGAAACTGGATCCCGGCGCTCAGCAGCGCGGTGCCGTCAAGTTTTCCCAATAGTTCATGAACCTGCTTTTCATCCAGTTCGCTGAATTTGGGCAGGCCCTGTTCCTGATAGTACGCTTCATATTTGGATGTCTCTTCGCTTTCGATGAACTGCCAATGCCAGAAGCTGAGCAGCAGCTTCCTTTCCTCCGGACCGAAGGCCGCGAAGGCCGGTTCAAGCTCGGTTTCCAGATAGTTGAAAGCGCTTTCCAGCCAGGCCAGGATGTCCCCGGGCTTGCGCACCTGAATGGCCAATTGCTGAGCGTACAAGGATTTGGAGGCCGGGTACAGGCTGCTGAACCTGTCGCCGTCGAGGTTCAGGGCGATGCCGCCCAGATGGCGCAGCAAAACTGGCAGCGCCTCCGGACTGTCCAAGCGGCAGGCTTCACGCAGGGCCTGCATGTCCTCGAGGCCGCGCCAGGGGTCCTGGAGCTGGCGCAACTGCCAGTCCAGCTTGTATTTAGTGCTCAGGTCCCAGTCTTTTTCAAAGCCCAGGGCGTCGGGACTGAGTTCAGCCGCTTGCAGCATTTCTTCCAGGACGAGGTGTTCAGCCGGGCTCAGCAGGCTTTCAGCGCCCAGCCAGGCCACGCAGGCCAGGATAGCCGCCAGACAGAGTAGGGTTCGCATCGGATCGGTCTCCTTCATGAAAAGCCAGAAATGAAGGCCGGCCAAATATGTCAACAACTATCGGCGGGGTTCCCACCCGCGCTTGGCGCTCTGAAACAGCGCCTCCGCCGCCCGCGGGGCGAAAAGGCTTGACATGCCGGCCTGAGTAATTTTTGCAGGTTCATACCCTCAGCGACGTAATTGATTTCAAGGACGGTCCATGCGAAAAGAGCAGTTCGAAGAGTTCCTCAGCGCCAACGAAAAGCGGATCTACCATTATCTGCTGAATCTTTTGGGCAACGACAGCGACGCCAGCGACGTCGTGCAGATGGTCTTTATCTCTTTTTACGAGCACATCGACCGCGTGGAGGAAGCCACCGCCCTGGCCTACGTTTACCGCATCGCCTACAACAAAAGCATGACCTTCCTGAAACAAAAAAGCCGCTACGTGAGCCTCGAACCCCAATCTTTCGAACACCTTCCCGACACCAATAAACCCGAGCCCGAGCCGGATTACCAGCCTCTGCGCCAGGCCATCCGCGAACTGCCGCCCCGCCTGGCCGGCGTGATCCAGCTGCAGTACTTTGAAAAGCTCAGTTACAAGGAAATCTCCGAGCAACTGGGCATCAGCGTGAAAGCGGTGGAATCGCTGTTGGTGCGGGCCAAAAAGCAACTGCGGAAAAAATTGTTGAAGGATAAAAGCCAAGCTGGAGTATAGACTATGAAAAACCAAAACCGGGACGCCGCAGAGGTGGCCCAAAAGAGGAAACCATGAGATGCAGCAAAGCAAAACGCCAGATCGAACTCAAGCTCGATAACGAGTTGAGGCAGGGTCACGCCCTGGAGCTGCATCTTCAGAATTGCGCCTCCTGCCGCGCCTACCAGGCAGAGTCCGCCCGGCTCCAGCTGCTGCTGAACAACCAGCCCCAACCCGAATTCCCCGGCTGGCTGCACCACCGCATCATGGACCAGGCCGCCCAACACGACAGCCAACGCATCCACCTGAAACACAGCTTCAGACTGCAAACCATCCCCGCGCTCGCGGCCATTGCCCTCAGCCTCTTCCTCGGAGTGGCGATCGGCAAAAACGTCTATCGCAGCGTGAACCCCCTGCCGGCCAATGCCGCGGAAGTTTATTCCCAAACTGCCGGCTCCACCCCAAGCCAGGAACTGGCCGTGTTCGGCGAAAGTTCCGTTGCCGGCGACCTTTTCTAAAGTGAGGAAACAATGAGCAAACGCCTGCTGACCATTCTGCTGTTCGTCTCGCTGTTTCTGAACGCCGGGATCATCGGTGGCGTGATTGTGATGGGCTTCTATCGCCAGAAACACATCGAACACCACTACCAGCCCGGCCCCGAAAACGCCAACCGGGACCGCCAACGCCCCGAGATCCCTGAATTGAAGGACCCACACGTGATCGCCCTCCGGGACAGTTTCCTGGTGATCAAAAAAGATCTTTTGCAAGAGCTGGCCAAAGACCCCGTGAACGAGGCCAGGATCAACACCATCATCGAAAACTCGATCAGCGCGCAAAGCGACATGGAACGCGCCCTTGGCCATGAACTTTTGGAATATAGAAAAACTCTTGGCGCCGCCGAAGCCAGACAACACTTCGAGGGACGCCTGGAACGCATGGACCGCTACAGCGAAAGAAGAAACAACAGGAGAGAATCAAAATGAAAAAATTCGCCCTTATCTCGATAACCATCCTGATGCTGGCCAGCATGCTGGTCGCCCAGGGTAAAGACTATCCCCAGATGCAGAGAGACCCCAACAGCTACGGCCCCGGCCGCGGCGCCAAACTTGCCCCCCGCCCCGAATGGGACGGCACCTCCATGGACATGCTGAAAGAACTCAACCTCAGCGACGCCCAGGCCAAAAAACTCAGCGATTTGCAGATCTCACAGCGCAAGGCGATGAACACCATCAACGCCGAGATCGACAATCTGCGGATCGATCTCAACGCCTCCCTCAAGAAAGACGATTTCGTCTCGGCCCGCAAACTCAACGACCAGCTGCATGAGAAAATGCGCCTGAAAGCCACCACCCGCATCGACCACCGGGAAGAGATCCTCAAAGAACTCACCCCCGAACAGCAGGAAAAATTCCGCCCCATGTTCATGGAACGGCAGTACGGACGCCCCAACGGCTCCAAACACCCCATGCCGCGCCAGCTGAACGAACTGAACCCCGTGCAACTCCACCGCCACCAGCGCAACATGATGAACCGGGACTGCCAGGGTTGCGAAGATTGCCAGGATAACAACGAAAAGTAGATCCATCCCCCTCCTCAGTAAAGATAGACAAGCGCCGGGTTTAACTGCCCGGCGCTTCTGTTTGTCATTCAAAAACGCCTGCCTCATACATCAATTCTATGTTTGACAAACCGATCTGTCCTAGGTTCCAACCCTAAGCCCCAGGGTTAGAAAAGGCTCCGTGAAATAAAACTTGACCTAGATATAAGGTTTCAAAGTATGAACTTTTATCCCAGCCTCGCGCGGGATGCTGACGGCCATTACCGCCAAAGTTTTGGCAGTAGCGGCTCCGCAAGACAGAATTGTCTAAGTAAACATAAGGAGCATTACATGAACAGGATGCTTGTTCTCCTGGCTCTTCTCGTTTTCGCGGGAAGCCTGCCTGCCTTCATCGCAGAAGGCGAATCGAATCTGTTTGAGATCACGGGAACCCCGGTGGGTGATCATTTTCTGCCTCCCGCCACCCAGATCACCGGCATGCAGCCTGCGAGTCCCAATCCTTTCCGCGGCGACGGTCAGACCAGAGTTGTCCTAACCGTAACAGCCGGTGAAACAGCTATCTGCGGCATCTACAACCTCTCTGGGCAGCTCGTGCTGTCCCGTGCCTATTCTTCCGGCAGCCACCAGTTCGCTTGGGATGGAAGCGATTCCCAGGGAAATCCCTGCGCCAGTGGCATCTACTTAATCCGCCTGAAATCCCGCAGTCACAGCTCCAGCGCCAAACTGGTGCTGATCAAGTGAAGGAGGCAGCATGAACAAGCTTCTGCTCCTCACCCTGCTCCTGGCAGCCACTCTTCTTGCGGCGGCTCCGGTGCTGACAAACGTGGCGGCCGGCCAGTTGAACGATCAGGTTTTGATCAGTTACCAACTGGCCCACCCGGACGATCTGCCCTGCGACGTCTCGCTGCAGGTTTCCAACGATGGCGGGGCCAGCTACACCATCTTTCCCGCCGCCCTCAGCGGAGATTTTGGGACCATCGCGGCCACGTCCGCCGGCGCTCAATATCAGATAAACTGGGATTACGCCCAGGACGGAGTGGGCAACGGCAACAACTACCGCGTGAAAGTGATCGCCGATGATGGCGCCGGAGAGGTTGCCCCGCCTGTCTTCACTCCCCCCGCCGGTTCCTACGAAAACGCGCAAAACGTGACCATCACCTGCGCCACGAACGGAGCTACCATCCGCTACACCACCGACGGCAGCGATCCTGATCCCAATTCGCCGGAGTATTCAACCCCCGTCCCCATCAACGAGACCACCACCCTGAAAGCGCGGGGATTCAAGCCGGGCTGGACTGCCAGCGCCATCAGCAGCGCGGAATACACCATCACTCCTTCCAACATGGTCTTTCTCCCCGGCGGCTCGTTCACGATGGGCGACACCAGAGGGGTGGGGGACGTCGACGAACTTCCCACCCACAGCGTGATCCTGAGTCCTTTCTACATCGGAAGGTGCGAGGTGACCCAAGGCGAGTGGCAGGCTGTGATGGGCTCCAACCCCGCCAGCGGCTACGGGGTGGGCGACAATTATCCCGTCTACAGCATCTCTTTCTACTCCATCCTGAAATTCTGCAACCTGCTCAGCCTCTCTGAAGGCTTCACCCCGGTCTATTCGATCTCCGGATCCACCAATCCCGCTGACTGGGGCACCGTTCCCACCAGCTGGAATGACGATTGGAGCGCTGTGGTCTGTGACTGGACCGCCAACGGCTACCGCATGCCCACCGAGGCGGAATGGGAATATGCCGCCCGCGGCGGAACCAATACCCCGGACTACCTCTACGCGGGTTCGGAAGACATCAACGCCGTGGCCTGGTACAACGGCAACAACACACCCGATGGCACGAAACCCGTGGGAACCAAAGCGCCCAACGGCATCGGCGCATACGACTTCAGCGGCAACGTCTGGGAATGGTGCTGGGACTGGAATGGCGATTACTCCGCTGCCGCTCAGACCAATCCCACCGGACCTGCCACCGGAGATTACCGGATCATACGCAGCGGCTTCTTTCTGAACACTGCAGATTACTGCCGTGTCACGAAGCGCTACAGCGCTTATGTTTACGACGCCGGCTTCTACGTCGGTTTCCGCCTTGGCCGGACAGGCCTGTGATGCGCAGGGTTTTCACCTGTTCTGTCTGAATGGAGTTCCAGATGCGTAAAACAATCACGCTCGTCCTGGCCTTGCTGGGGCTGCTGTCAGCCTTATCCGCCCTGCCCCGCGAACTGGTGGTGGTAGAGGTTGTGACCGGAACCTGGTGCCAGTATTGCCCCGGTGCCGCCATGGCCTGCCACGATCTGTTGGCAAACGGGCATCCGGTCGCCGTCATCAAGAACCACACCAGCGACGCCTTCACCAACCAGTATTCCGAAGCCCGCAACGACTTCTATAATCCAACCGGGGTACCCACCGCTTGGTTCGACGGCCTAAATGCCAGCTCCGGGGGCAGTGCCACCCAATCCCTCTACGCCACCTACCTGCCCAGGGTGACTGCCCGGCTGGGCGTGCCTTCCCACTTCACGATCAGCGCCCAGGGCTCCCAGACGGGGTCCCAGGTCCAACTAGCCGTAACGGTGGCCAAGCCGGAAGCGGATACGAATACCAACGTGAAGCTGCACGCGGTCCTTACAGAATCCAACATCGATTTTCCCTGGCAAAACCAATCTACCCTGGAAAACGTCAACCGGCTCATGCTTCCGGACCAGAACGGTACGATTGTCAACCTTGACACCGGAGGGTCAGCCACAATCAACCTCAGCTTCGCTCCGGATCCAAGCTGGCAGTTGGCCAACTGCGAGATGGTCTTCTTCCTGCAGAACATGGGATCAAAAGAGATTCTCCAGGCAGTGAAGTACGAACTGGCTGAACTGGTGGGCTACTACCCGATTTCCACCAACACTCTGGACTTCCCGGACACCTACCTCTCCGGAGCGGCCACCCTGCCGCTGACGATCACGAACTACCTTGACACTCCGGTTTCCGGAACCATCGCCAGCGACGATCCTGCATTCACCTGCAGCGTGACGAACTTCAACCTCCCCGGCGCCTCATCACTCACCGCCACCGTAACCTTCACGCCCGTCGCCGTTCAAACCTATACCGGCAACCTCAATGTCACCAGCAACCTCCACAATCACCCGAACCTCAGCGTCATCCTCTCCGGG
This window encodes:
- a CDS encoding Omp28-related outer membrane protein, producing MRKTITLVLALLGLLSALSALPRELVVVEVVTGTWCQYCPGAAMACHDLLANGHPVAVIKNHTSDAFTNQYSEARNDFYNPTGVPTAWFDGLNASSGGSATQSLYATYLPRVTARLGVPSHFTISAQGSQTGSQVQLAVTVAKPEADTNTNVKLHAVLTESNIDFPWQNQSTLENVNRLMLPDQNGTIVNLDTGGSATINLSFAPDPSWQLANCEMVFFLQNMGSKEILQAVKYELAELVGYYPISTNTLDFPDTYLSGAATLPLTITNYLDTPVSGTIASDDPAFTCSVTNFNLPGASSLTATVTFTPVAVQTYTGNLNVTSNLHNHPNLSVILSGTGYSNLAPTVANLMVTGPPVLYQQQSASYDFLDADGDAEGNTTYQWYRIENDVPLPIANANEIVYRAVNEDLGYPIAIQVTPVDENGMAGTAVMSPATIPIELLPPPQNLQASFIPPATVSLSWELPEHFGGRGLAGYRIFRGGLNHASIQDPATLTYSDSNVSLGTHEYWICSLFNDPLMLSGPSNVVSVTVGVAADDQLAPVEVWVRVYPNPFHSGTGVSIKSEAGARVEFAIYNIRGQLVKSVNLTADNAGSAGFTWDGTDNQGSPVNSGVYQYRMSSAGRLRSGRVVLMK
- a CDS encoding sigma-70 family RNA polymerase sigma factor, translated to MRKEQFEEFLSANEKRIYHYLLNLLGNDSDASDVVQMVFISFYEHIDRVEEATALAYVYRIAYNKSMTFLKQKSRYVSLEPQSFEHLPDTNKPEPEPDYQPLRQAIRELPPRLAGVIQLQYFEKLSYKEISEQLGISVKAVESLLVRAKKQLRKKLLKDKSQAGV
- a CDS encoding T9SS type A sorting domain-containing protein — translated: MNRMLVLLALLVFAGSLPAFIAEGESNLFEITGTPVGDHFLPPATQITGMQPASPNPFRGDGQTRVVLTVTAGETAICGIYNLSGQLVLSRAYSSGSHQFAWDGSDSQGNPCASGIYLIRLKSRSHSSSAKLVLIK
- a CDS encoding Spy/CpxP family protein refolding chaperone, producing the protein MKKFALISITILMLASMLVAQGKDYPQMQRDPNSYGPGRGAKLAPRPEWDGTSMDMLKELNLSDAQAKKLSDLQISQRKAMNTINAEIDNLRIDLNASLKKDDFVSARKLNDQLHEKMRLKATTRIDHREEILKELTPEQQEKFRPMFMERQYGRPNGSKHPMPRQLNELNPVQLHRHQRNMMNRDCQGCEDCQDNNEK
- a CDS encoding SUMF1/EgtB/PvdO family nonheme iron enzyme, whose amino-acid sequence is MNKLLLLTLLLAATLLAAAPVLTNVAAGQLNDQVLISYQLAHPDDLPCDVSLQVSNDGGASYTIFPAALSGDFGTIAATSAGAQYQINWDYAQDGVGNGNNYRVKVIADDGAGEVAPPVFTPPAGSYENAQNVTITCATNGATIRYTTDGSDPDPNSPEYSTPVPINETTTLKARGFKPGWTASAISSAEYTITPSNMVFLPGGSFTMGDTRGVGDVDELPTHSVILSPFYIGRCEVTQGEWQAVMGSNPASGYGVGDNYPVYSISFYSILKFCNLLSLSEGFTPVYSISGSTNPADWGTVPTSWNDDWSAVVCDWTANGYRMPTEAEWEYAARGGTNTPDYLYAGSEDINAVAWYNGNNTPDGTKPVGTKAPNGIGAYDFSGNVWEWCWDWNGDYSAAAQTNPTGPATGDYRIIRSGFFLNTADYCRVTKRYSAYVYDAGFYVGFRLGRTGL